A window of Pirellula sp. SH-Sr6A contains these coding sequences:
- the rny gene encoding ribonuclease Y: MAADSSSSTTVTAIVFLVGVALGAGALYLINYLQGRDAKSQSQRLLDQTKLDCENLVKTAELEKKEKLLQLQSKFDSENQKQKDELRKRESELDRKEASIKQSSDDLRKQEKFVENNQRKVAERMEDVNRKSDQYNKLIQQAQSDLQRMTGMSIDEAKKQLLSVLERDLQGEMGSVILKHEKRVSEVAQQKAQDILLTAMQRYASAHTSESTTSTVDIPNDDMKGRIIGREGRNIRAFEKVSGCDLIIDDTPGVVIVSGFDPVRREIARSAMEKLVTDGRIHPTRIEEIVAASEKQMESFIRRKGEEAAQEVNIQGLHDRTIDMLGRLHFRTSYSQNVLRHSVEVAFLSGLMAEMIGLDPQLARRAGLLHDIGKAADHELEGGHPKIGADILKRNGENDIVVHAALGHHDQLTTEYPYTLLVATADACSASRPGARRESLERYIKRMEELESIAKNFQGVEQAFAIQAGRELRVIVSSKNTDDSIAAKVCRDIAKAFEEQLTYPGEIKVTVVRESRFTEVAR, translated from the coding sequence TTGGCCGCAGATTCATCCAGCAGTACGACTGTCACTGCGATTGTGTTCCTCGTCGGAGTCGCCCTCGGGGCGGGGGCGCTGTACCTCATCAACTACCTGCAAGGCCGGGATGCGAAGTCGCAGTCCCAAAGACTGCTCGACCAAACCAAACTCGATTGCGAGAATTTGGTGAAAACAGCAGAACTGGAAAAGAAGGAAAAACTGCTTCAGCTCCAAAGCAAATTCGACAGCGAAAACCAAAAACAAAAGGACGAGCTTCGCAAACGAGAATCGGAGCTCGATCGAAAAGAAGCGTCGATCAAGCAGTCGTCGGACGATCTCCGCAAGCAAGAAAAATTCGTTGAAAACAACCAACGCAAAGTCGCGGAACGGATGGAGGATGTTAATCGGAAATCGGATCAATACAACAAACTGATCCAGCAGGCTCAATCCGACCTCCAACGCATGACCGGCATGTCGATCGACGAAGCGAAGAAACAACTCCTGTCCGTCCTGGAACGCGATCTCCAAGGCGAGATGGGCTCCGTGATCCTCAAACACGAGAAACGTGTAAGCGAAGTGGCCCAGCAGAAGGCCCAGGACATCCTCCTGACCGCTATGCAGCGGTACGCCTCGGCCCATACCTCGGAAAGCACCACCAGCACCGTCGACATCCCTAACGATGACATGAAAGGACGCATCATCGGCCGGGAAGGTCGCAATATTCGGGCCTTCGAAAAGGTTTCTGGATGCGATCTGATCATCGATGACACCCCCGGTGTAGTGATCGTGAGCGGCTTCGATCCCGTTCGACGCGAAATTGCCCGCTCGGCGATGGAGAAGCTTGTCACCGACGGCCGCATCCACCCGACGCGAATCGAGGAAATCGTCGCTGCAAGCGAAAAGCAGATGGAGAGTTTCATTCGCCGCAAAGGAGAAGAAGCCGCCCAAGAGGTCAACATCCAAGGTCTTCACGACCGCACGATCGACATGCTGGGACGCCTCCATTTCCGAACTAGCTACTCGCAAAACGTCCTGCGACACAGCGTGGAAGTCGCTTTCTTGTCCGGATTGATGGCCGAGATGATCGGGCTGGACCCACAACTTGCTCGCCGCGCAGGCCTCTTGCACGATATCGGCAAGGCAGCGGACCACGAGCTCGAGGGGGGACACCCCAAAATCGGAGCGGATATCCTCAAACGCAACGGTGAAAACGACATCGTCGTTCACGCCGCGCTCGGACACCATGATCAGCTCACCACCGAATACCCCTATACCCTCCTGGTCGCCACCGCAGACGCTTGCAGCGCTTCCCGCCCCGGAGCGCGACGAGAATCTCTCGAGCGCTACATCAAACGAATGGAAGAGCTCGAATCGATCGCTAAGAATTTCCAAGGGGTCGAGCAAGCGTTCGCGATTCAGGCAGGTCGCGAGTTGCGAGTGATCGTTTCATCCAAAAACACCGATGATTCCATCGCAGCTAAGGTCTGTCGCGATATCGCCAAAGCGTTCGAAGAACAACTCACTTACCCAGGGGAAATCAAAGTGACGGTCGTGCGTGAATCGAGGTTTACCGAAGTCGCCCGTTAA
- a CDS encoding 2-oxo acid dehydrogenase subunit E2, producing the protein MRLRFPRHRLTVLDILAASRTVPAFPIHRTFQLASVEHARKGSPVKIGWTALFLKSFAMICTEAPSLRDLFVSYPIRHLYRHPHSVASVSVHRLDANGNERLIWGQLRNPESLSLIEIQRDLGRLVTAPLKEVYKDGLILESFPVPLRRLAWWWGMRWSGRKRAKHVGTFSISSLGGQGCLNAYHPLVTSTSLAMGPLTERGTMDVVLLCDHRMMDGMLGAQALARLEEWLTTEIVKELNSSASSDVL; encoded by the coding sequence ATGCGACTTCGGTTTCCCCGGCACCGTTTGACGGTGCTGGATATATTGGCTGCTTCGCGAACGGTGCCTGCATTCCCGATCCACCGAACGTTTCAGCTTGCATCGGTGGAACACGCGAGAAAAGGAAGTCCGGTGAAAATCGGCTGGACTGCCTTGTTTCTCAAATCTTTTGCAATGATCTGCACCGAAGCGCCCTCGCTGAGAGATCTTTTTGTCAGCTATCCGATTCGACATCTATATCGTCATCCCCATTCCGTCGCATCGGTGTCGGTCCATCGCTTGGATGCCAACGGAAACGAACGTTTGATATGGGGGCAGTTACGAAATCCTGAATCGCTATCTCTCATCGAGATTCAGAGGGATTTAGGTCGATTGGTGACCGCTCCTCTTAAGGAAGTCTACAAGGATGGTTTGATCCTCGAGTCGTTTCCGGTACCTCTTCGCAGGCTCGCATGGTGGTGGGGCATGCGGTGGAGCGGCCGAAAAAGAGCAAAGCACGTGGGGACGTTTTCCATATCCAGCCTGGGTGGGCAAGGCTGCTTGAACGCTTACCATCCGCTGGTGACATCCACCAGCCTCGCCATGGGGCCGTTGACCGAGCGAGGGACAATGGACGTCGTGTTGCTATGCGACCATCGCATGATGGATGGAATGCTGGGCGCACAAGCACTGGCTCGGCTGGAGGAATGGTTGACAACCGAGATCGTGAAAGAGCTAAATTCGTCAGCATCCAGCGACGTTCTCTGA
- a CDS encoding peptidylprolyl isomerase, whose amino-acid sequence MPTIYQLRRLGFRAALLSTLLIGTPGFAQDQSSGNRGRAVSATPTSAKNAPSTPAAAGAPRVAAVVNGQPISISELATQCRLRFGEEILEDLINKTVIMQACQAQNIVISEKDIEAEIARTASKFNLTTKMYLKLIEDERDISPEQYAADIIWPMLALRSLAKDAIAVTPQEIDREFQGEFGPKVKVRMIACKDQAKLAQLQKQATEKPELFKVLAKDHSEDPASASVEGLLPPIRRFTGDEELENVAFALQTNEVSKILSAGEMYVILQCVQHIPPANPPQAQMQEIQTRIKTELEDRKLRESAEQVYLTLREKSSITVVHGKLEMERQYPGVAAIVNQQAIQMETYDNACVKRFGKKILDGEINRKLIEGALTKAQLQISQADIDQEIHRAAQYFGFAKADGSADIPQLLESIEQEDNMTPELYVRDVIWPTVALKKLTAGKVAVTDEDIQKGFDANYGPRAEVLAIVLSNQRTAQQVWEMARNNPSEQFFGELASQYSVEDSSRSNFGKVPPLRRNGGQPTLEKAAFELQPGALSGIIEVNGRYVILKSQGFTKPVVSTLNTAIRTELQREIEEKKHRIAMDQCLSKLREDAQIVDFSDLKKSRVSSQDLREAQQVLEQQPK is encoded by the coding sequence ATGCCAACAATTTACCAACTTCGCCGCCTTGGATTCCGAGCCGCGTTGCTCTCGACTCTTTTGATCGGGACACCTGGTTTCGCTCAGGACCAATCCTCGGGAAATCGGGGTCGCGCCGTCAGCGCAACCCCTACCTCCGCCAAAAACGCCCCCTCCACGCCTGCCGCTGCGGGTGCACCGCGTGTCGCTGCGGTCGTAAATGGCCAGCCGATCTCGATCTCCGAGCTTGCGACCCAATGCCGACTTCGATTCGGTGAAGAGATCCTGGAGGACTTGATCAATAAGACGGTGATCATGCAGGCATGCCAGGCTCAAAACATCGTTATCAGCGAAAAAGACATCGAAGCAGAAATTGCGAGGACGGCGAGCAAGTTCAATCTTACGACCAAGATGTACCTCAAGCTCATCGAAGATGAACGGGACATCTCACCCGAGCAGTACGCAGCGGACATCATTTGGCCGATGCTGGCTTTGCGATCGCTCGCCAAGGACGCGATTGCCGTCACTCCGCAAGAAATCGATCGAGAATTTCAAGGCGAGTTCGGGCCCAAGGTCAAAGTCCGCATGATCGCTTGTAAAGATCAAGCCAAATTGGCTCAGCTTCAAAAGCAAGCGACCGAGAAGCCCGAGCTGTTTAAGGTGCTCGCGAAGGACCACAGCGAGGATCCTGCGAGCGCAAGCGTCGAGGGATTGCTCCCCCCCATTCGGCGATTCACGGGAGACGAAGAACTCGAGAACGTTGCCTTCGCCCTGCAAACCAATGAAGTCTCTAAGATCCTCAGCGCCGGGGAAATGTACGTCATTCTGCAATGCGTGCAGCACATCCCGCCCGCCAATCCACCGCAAGCTCAGATGCAAGAAATCCAGACTAGGATCAAGACCGAGTTGGAGGATCGCAAACTTCGCGAATCGGCAGAGCAAGTCTATTTGACTCTCCGTGAAAAGAGCTCCATCACGGTCGTGCATGGCAAGCTGGAGATGGAACGGCAATACCCGGGGGTTGCAGCCATCGTCAATCAGCAAGCCATTCAAATGGAAACCTACGACAATGCCTGCGTGAAGCGATTCGGTAAGAAAATCCTGGACGGGGAAATCAATCGAAAGCTGATTGAGGGGGCGCTGACCAAAGCCCAATTGCAGATTTCCCAAGCCGATATCGATCAGGAGATTCATCGGGCTGCTCAGTACTTCGGATTCGCTAAAGCGGACGGGTCCGCTGACATCCCGCAATTGCTGGAAAGCATCGAGCAAGAGGACAATATGACTCCCGAACTTTATGTTCGCGATGTGATTTGGCCGACGGTTGCTCTCAAAAAATTGACAGCTGGAAAAGTAGCGGTGACCGACGAGGATATTCAAAAGGGATTCGATGCCAACTACGGACCCCGCGCCGAAGTCCTGGCTATCGTGCTTAGCAATCAACGAACGGCACAGCAAGTTTGGGAAATGGCTCGCAACAATCCGAGCGAACAATTCTTCGGTGAACTGGCTAGCCAATACTCGGTGGAAGACAGCTCGCGCAGCAACTTTGGAAAGGTTCCGCCTTTGCGTCGCAACGGTGGGCAACCCACGCTCGAGAAAGCAGCTTTCGAGCTTCAACCGGGCGCACTTTCTGGAATCATCGAAGTGAACGGGCGCTATGTGATCCTCAAGTCGCAGGGCTTTACCAAGCCGGTGGTCAGCACCTTGAACACAGCGATCCGAACGGAGTTACAACGTGAAATCGAAGAGAAGAAACATCGTATTGCAATGGATCAATGCCTTAGCAAGCTTCGAGAAGATGCTCAGATTGTCGATTTCAGCGATTTGAAGAAGAGTCGGGTTAGTTCGCAGGATCTGCGCGAAGCCCAACAAGTCTTGGAGCAGCAACCCAAATAA
- the trxA gene encoding thioredoxin codes for MGNAAEFTEQGFDSDVLQSSQPVLVDFWATWCGPCRQIAPLIDELAVKFDGSVRIGKVNVEDHPELAQRYGINAIPTLLLFKEGEIIERFQGIPPRTKLEAALESAKA; via the coding sequence ATGGGCAACGCAGCAGAATTCACAGAACAAGGATTCGACTCCGACGTTCTTCAATCCTCACAACCCGTCCTCGTCGACTTTTGGGCAACTTGGTGCGGGCCATGCCGACAGATCGCTCCGCTTATCGACGAGTTAGCAGTGAAATTCGACGGCAGCGTTCGCATTGGCAAAGTCAATGTTGAAGACCACCCCGAATTGGCACAGCGCTACGGCATCAACGCGATCCCAACCCTCCTGTTGTTCAAAGAAGGGGAGATCATCGAGCGATTTCAAGGAATTCCGCCCCGAACGAAGCTCGAGGCTGCCCTGGAAAGCGCCAAGGCCTAG
- a CDS encoding N-acetylglucosamine-6-phosphate deacetylase produces MRTIDIQVNGAFGIDFNDDNLDLDSFSHACQKLAASGVQQFFPTLITAPHDALLRRVSKIAGWVTADSQLQACVGGLHIEGPFISPKPGYRGTHPLDAIRPVCLEFLKEMVEAGRGLVRQVTLAPEEDPQFLGTRWLADQGIVPFAGHTDASLEQLRGAIDQGLQGFTHLGNGCALEVSRHDNILHRVLACRSELVVSFIADGIHAPFWLLKTWLELFGPDRVIVTSDAMSAAGMPPGEYLIGGQPILVDESRRTRHRDHQYLAGSASLLQDMENLGPQWIRDWSEVKERLFCENARKLFRLPGTPQ; encoded by the coding sequence ATGCGAACTATCGATATCCAAGTCAACGGCGCCTTTGGGATCGACTTCAACGACGACAACCTGGACCTGGATTCTTTTTCCCACGCATGCCAAAAACTCGCCGCATCCGGCGTCCAACAGTTCTTTCCGACCCTGATCACCGCGCCCCACGATGCACTCCTCCGGCGCGTCTCGAAAATTGCAGGATGGGTGACTGCGGATAGTCAATTGCAGGCATGCGTAGGTGGGCTGCATATCGAAGGGCCGTTTATTTCTCCCAAACCAGGTTACCGCGGAACGCACCCGCTCGACGCGATAAGACCAGTCTGCCTCGAGTTCCTAAAGGAAATGGTGGAGGCGGGCCGCGGCTTGGTTCGGCAAGTCACCTTAGCGCCGGAAGAAGATCCCCAGTTCCTTGGCACGCGATGGCTCGCCGATCAAGGCATTGTTCCTTTCGCAGGGCATACCGACGCATCGCTCGAACAATTGCGAGGGGCCATTGATCAAGGACTTCAAGGCTTCACACATCTAGGTAACGGATGCGCTCTCGAGGTATCACGCCATGACAACATACTGCACCGCGTATTGGCTTGCAGGTCCGAACTTGTCGTGTCATTCATCGCCGATGGTATCCACGCTCCCTTCTGGCTACTGAAAACTTGGTTGGAACTCTTTGGTCCGGATCGAGTCATTGTCACCAGCGACGCGATGAGCGCAGCCGGCATGCCTCCAGGGGAGTACCTGATCGGTGGCCAACCTATTCTGGTTGATGAATCGCGAAGAACCCGTCACCGCGATCACCAATACTTGGCCGGCTCCGCATCCCTATTGCAAGACATGGAAAACTTGGGCCCACAATGGATCCGCGACTGGTCTGAGGTGAAGGAGCGACTCTTCTGCGAGAATGCGAGAAAACTCTTCCGACTCCCAGGGACACCACAGTAA
- a CDS encoding bacterioferritin, which translates to MSSNQAIIDLLNEILKHEWTGVAQYSQASFIIEGPWREVYAEKFEGDAKESFKHANLVGNKIVSLGGVPVAQRNEIKQSRNLVEVLQNSLAFESKAVEMYTKALELAEGNRPLVIFLEDILADEQEGVEEYTKLLKNGEEAIQSSSVRKSG; encoded by the coding sequence ATGAGCAGCAATCAAGCGATCATCGATCTGTTAAACGAGATTCTGAAGCATGAATGGACCGGCGTTGCGCAGTATTCACAAGCATCGTTCATCATCGAGGGACCTTGGCGAGAAGTTTATGCTGAGAAGTTTGAAGGGGATGCAAAAGAGTCGTTCAAGCATGCTAACTTGGTAGGTAACAAGATTGTTTCACTCGGCGGTGTTCCGGTCGCACAGCGAAACGAAATCAAGCAATCGAGAAACTTGGTCGAAGTGCTTCAAAACAGCTTGGCCTTCGAGTCCAAGGCGGTAGAGATGTACACCAAGGCATTGGAATTGGCCGAAGGAAATCGACCTCTCGTGATCTTCCTGGAGGACATTTTGGCTGACGAGCAAGAAGGTGTCGAAGAGTACACCAAGCTCCTTAAGAACGGCGAAGAAGCGATTCAATCCTCCTCGGTTCGCAAGTCCGGCTAG